The following are encoded in a window of Castanea sativa cultivar Marrone di Chiusa Pesio chromosome 5, ASM4071231v1 genomic DNA:
- the LOC142635013 gene encoding F-box/kelch-repeat protein At3g06240-like yields MSLNDIVYDILSRMPVKSLIRFRCVSKSFDSTITDPKFIATHLNQAISLSNNNNNNITHNGYLLYTPHLSSPDTEEEEELHTDVYNTDHTPTEVHTVVYNTDHSLTEVSSFEIPNVLRGANIVAFCNGLFCLANNSEKYLADQSLYLWNPSIRMFKTVPTQFPDHLPVSRVTFGFAYQNNDFKILRLVCFASGGAEAQVYTLSTNSWKKYEISLEFLNGSSINYICSSPCLFFNGALHSMAYKNNQEFILSFDVDDGRVRGIMLPQNYVSGCSEFLAVFKGSLALIVFTDEVIGENDVCDIWVMKEYGVSESWTKKCVPMEINANLIGCSVNGELLIEQTSHSGVHIISFDSESLNEENLGIPQTRDVIYTADFVESLVLLNGADVKNQAED; encoded by the coding sequence ATGTCTCTGAACGACATTGTGTACGACATCCTGAGTCGGATGCCGGTGAAATCCTTAATCCGATTCAGGTGCGTTTCTAAATCTTTTGACTCCACAATCACCGACCCTAAATTCATTGCCACACATCTCAACCAAGCCATATCACTAtccaataacaacaacaacaacattacTCACAATGGCTATCTTCTATATACACCACATCTTTCATCACCTGACactgaggaagaagaagaattgcaTACAGATGTTTACAACACTGACCACACTCCGACTGAGGTGCATACCGTTGTTTACAACACTGACCACTCTTTGACCGAGGTTTCTAGCTTTGAAATCCCCAATGTTCTTCGTGGTGCCAACATTGTTGCCTTCTGTAATGGCTTGTTTTGTCTCGCTAATAATTCTGAGAAGTACTTAGCTGATCAAAGCCTATATTTGTGGAACCCAAGTATTAGAATGTTTAAGACGGTTCCTACCCAATTTCCTGACCACCTTCCTGTTTCTAGGGTCACTTTTGGATTTGCTTATCAAAACAATGATTTCAAGATTCTCAGGCTTGTTTGTTTTGCAAGTGGAGGGGCCGAGGCGCAAGTTTACACTTTGAGTACGAATTCATGGAAAAAGTATGAAATATCGTTGGAGTTTCTAAATGGGTCAtctattaattatatatgttcatcaccatgtttattttttaatggagCTCTCCACTCTATGGCATATAAAAATAATCAGGAATTTATTTTGTCCTTTGATGTTGATGATGGGAGAGTCCGTGGGATAATGCTGCCTCAAAACTATGTATCTGGTTGTTCTGAATTTCTTGCTGTGTTCAAGGGGTCGTTGGCTTTGATTGTTTTCACTGATGAAGTAATTGGCGAAAATGATGTATGCGACATTTGGGTGATGAAGGAGTATGGTGTGTCTGAGTCGTGGACAAAAAAATGTGTACCAATGGAAATAAATGCAAATTTAATTGGCTGCTCTGTCAATGGTGAACTTTTGATTGAGCAAACTAGCCATTCGGGGGTCCACATCATCTCATTTGATTCTGAGAGTTTAAATGAGGAAAATCTTGGAATCCCGCAGACTAGAGATGTGATTTACACTGCTGATTTTGTGGAGAGCTTAGTTTTGCTTAACGGGGCAGACGTCAAAAATCA